The following are from one region of the Stigmatella ashevillena genome:
- the infC gene encoding translation initiation factor IF-3, producing the protein MIREQRSSRGGSRDQRTNRRIRAREVRVVGADGSQLGVMPIEAALERARTEGLDLVEISPMASPPVCKLMDYGKFKYEEKKKAAESKRAQVVIQLKEVKLRPKTEEHDYEFKVRNMRRFLEDGNKAKVVIQFRGREITHREQGTVILNDVAQDLKDVAVVEQPPRMEGRLMFMILAPTPKVAQRARELVKQAAVTAKRAHAASKPAPEASSPDAVPDAVPDEQPAAP; encoded by the coding sequence ATCATTCGCGAACAGAGAAGCAGCCGCGGCGGGAGCCGTGACCAGAGAACCAACCGCCGTATCCGCGCCCGCGAGGTCCGCGTGGTGGGCGCCGACGGCTCGCAGCTTGGCGTCATGCCCATCGAGGCCGCGCTGGAACGGGCCCGGACCGAGGGGCTCGATCTGGTCGAGATCAGCCCCATGGCCAGTCCGCCGGTCTGCAAGCTCATGGACTACGGCAAGTTCAAGTACGAGGAGAAGAAGAAGGCCGCCGAATCGAAGCGTGCGCAGGTCGTCATTCAGCTCAAGGAAGTGAAGCTCCGGCCGAAGACGGAAGAGCACGACTACGAGTTCAAGGTCCGCAACATGCGCCGGTTCCTGGAAGATGGGAACAAGGCGAAAGTCGTCATCCAGTTCCGGGGCCGGGAAATCACCCACCGCGAGCAGGGCACCGTCATCCTCAATGACGTGGCGCAGGACCTGAAGGACGTGGCGGTGGTGGAGCAGCCTCCCCGGATGGAAGGGCGCCTGATGTTCATGATCCTCGCGCCCACGCCCAAGGTGGCCCAGCGCGCCCGCGAGCTGGTCAAGCAGGCCGCGGTGACCGCGAAGCGCGCCCATGCGGCGAGCAAGCCAGCGCCCGAGGCCTCGTCTCCGGATGCAGTGCCGGACGCAGTGCCGGACGAGCAGCCAGCCGCTCCCTGA
- a CDS encoding SLC13 family permease: MTIAIVLGIVFIALVLFSLDTLPIEVSALTIVCLLALTRVLTPAQAFEGFSNDTVIFIFCLLAMTQGLASTGVVQLIGQRLSFFARYGHQVFVLAMMGAVAVFSSVISNTVTTAAFLPVAIGAAHRAKVPKSKVLMPLAYASMLGGMVFLYGTSTNLVMSAAMQKLGMKGIGVAELAPVGLPVAVLGILVVVLLGPLLLPAREGQGSDGGWALRDYLTEAVLPEGSAYQGKELGDISEGLGLRVIGILREGQAIAAVPSYRLEGDERLIIEGRREDILRVKDLRGIELRSDMKLGEGALDSRDTVLVEASVPAGSPLTGRSLKEALFAERFGLVALALHRKPAIQRLTKLQMLGRIFGQQSLSTMPLSVGDVLLLRGPRSRVAELADGTALLVLSDYEYQPPRYGKALLAVCFFLGALGAGSLGLLPLSVAGLAGMLGMIATGCVDARVAFRVDWRVVLLIGSMMALGVAMEQSGAGKFLGSRVAELGAYGGPRLVLTMLMLMTILLSAPMSNQAAALVVLPVAVSAAAQLGVDVRPFAIGVTLAASCSFITPLEPSCVLVYGPGHYRFTDFFRLGTPLTAVLVVFLVFAVPLVWPFEGALPTAAR; encoded by the coding sequence ATGACCATCGCCATCGTTCTGGGCATCGTCTTCATCGCTCTGGTGCTGTTCTCGCTGGACACCCTCCCCATCGAGGTGAGCGCACTCACCATCGTCTGCCTCCTCGCGCTCACCCGGGTGCTCACCCCAGCACAGGCCTTCGAGGGGTTCAGCAATGACACCGTCATCTTCATCTTCTGCCTGCTGGCGATGACGCAGGGGCTCGCCTCCACGGGGGTGGTGCAGCTCATCGGGCAGCGGCTCTCCTTCTTCGCGCGCTACGGCCATCAGGTCTTCGTGCTCGCGATGATGGGCGCCGTGGCCGTCTTCTCCTCTGTCATCTCCAACACGGTGACGACAGCCGCCTTCCTGCCCGTGGCCATCGGCGCGGCCCATCGCGCCAAGGTCCCCAAGAGCAAGGTGCTCATGCCCCTGGCCTACGCGTCGATGCTGGGGGGCATGGTCTTTCTCTACGGCACCTCCACCAACCTCGTGATGTCGGCGGCGATGCAAAAGCTGGGGATGAAAGGCATTGGCGTCGCAGAGCTGGCCCCCGTGGGGCTGCCCGTGGCGGTGCTGGGCATCCTCGTGGTGGTGCTGCTGGGCCCCCTGCTGTTGCCCGCACGCGAGGGCCAGGGGAGCGATGGCGGCTGGGCCTTGCGCGACTACCTCACGGAGGCCGTGTTGCCCGAGGGCTCGGCCTACCAGGGCAAGGAGCTCGGAGACATCTCCGAGGGCCTGGGACTGCGCGTCATCGGTATCCTCCGCGAGGGCCAGGCCATCGCGGCGGTCCCCTCCTACCGGCTGGAGGGCGACGAGCGGCTCATCATCGAGGGCCGTCGCGAGGACATCCTCCGGGTCAAGGACCTTCGAGGCATCGAGCTCCGCTCGGACATGAAGCTGGGAGAGGGGGCTTTGGATTCCCGGGACACGGTGCTGGTGGAGGCCAGTGTGCCCGCGGGCAGCCCGCTCACGGGACGCAGCCTGAAAGAGGCGCTCTTCGCGGAGCGCTTCGGACTGGTGGCGCTGGCGCTGCACCGCAAGCCGGCCATTCAACGGCTCACCAAGCTGCAGATGCTGGGGCGCATCTTCGGCCAGCAGTCGCTCTCGACGATGCCCCTCTCCGTAGGCGATGTGCTGCTGCTGCGCGGGCCGCGCTCGCGCGTGGCGGAGCTGGCCGATGGCACGGCGCTGCTGGTGCTCTCCGACTACGAATATCAACCGCCGCGCTACGGCAAGGCGCTGCTCGCGGTGTGCTTCTTCCTGGGAGCGCTGGGAGCAGGCTCGCTGGGGCTGTTGCCCCTGTCGGTGGCGGGACTCGCGGGGATGTTGGGGATGATCGCCACCGGGTGCGTGGACGCACGCGTTGCCTTCCGGGTGGACTGGCGGGTGGTGCTGCTCATCGGCTCGATGATGGCGCTGGGCGTGGCGATGGAACAGAGCGGGGCGGGGAAGTTCCTCGGCAGCCGGGTGGCGGAGCTCGGCGCCTATGGTGGCCCCCGGCTGGTGCTGACGATGCTGATGCTGATGACCATCCTGCTGTCGGCCCCCATGAGCAACCAAGCCGCAGCCTTGGTGGTGCTCCCGGTGGCGGTGAGCGCAGCAGCACAACTCGGAGTGGACGTGCGCCCGTTCGCCATCGGGGTGACCCTCGCCGCGAGCTGCTCGTTCATCACCCCCCTGGAGCCCAGCTGCGTGCTCGTCTACGGCCCCGGGCACTACCGCTTCACGGACTTCTTCCGGCTGGGCACGCCGCTGACCGCCGTGCTGGTGGTGTTCCTGGTCTTCGCGGTCCCCCTCGTGTGGCCCTTCGAGGGGGCACTCCCGACCGCCGCCCGGTAA
- a CDS encoding OsmC family protein, producing the protein MAVQSQTEQRGAFRQVLHVGSHTFHADTPLTPGEAASAPGPHDYFDAALASCKALTAMWYAKKSGMALERVETQVERDDSRERQGTYVLHVKLAFHGNLTPQDKQKLHDAVARCPIHKLMTSATIEVVTAPLEPGDAGTPG; encoded by the coding sequence ATGGCCGTCCAGAGTCAAACCGAGCAGCGAGGCGCATTCCGTCAGGTCCTCCACGTCGGGAGCCACACCTTCCACGCCGACACCCCGCTCACACCGGGAGAGGCCGCCTCCGCTCCGGGACCTCACGACTACTTCGATGCCGCCCTGGCCTCCTGCAAGGCGCTGACGGCCATGTGGTACGCGAAGAAGTCCGGCATGGCCCTGGAGCGCGTGGAGACTCAGGTGGAGCGTGATGACTCGCGCGAGCGGCAGGGCACCTACGTCCTGCACGTGAAGCTCGCCTTCCACGGAAACCTCACCCCGCAAGACAAGCAGAAGCTGCACGACGCGGTCGCGCGGTGCCCCATCCACAAGTTGATGACCTCGGCGACCATCGAAGTGGTCACGGCCCCCCTCGAGCCGGGGGACGCCGGGACTCCCGGGTAA
- a CDS encoding TetR/AcrR family transcriptional regulator — MKVTKEEAAAHREALIEAAGRLFRERGFGGVSLAEISKAAGLTHGAFYGHFASKEDLAAEVCGRVLDNVAANWRRVIDAEGPQALERITSSYLSARHFESPGEGCPFASLGQDISRQAPPVRAAVTRGLRGLLAILAPLFPGRTEAARQQKALAAYASLIGAMVLARSVEDPQLSRDILRSVGALSASPPG, encoded by the coding sequence ATGAAAGTCACGAAGGAAGAGGCCGCCGCGCACCGGGAAGCGCTCATCGAGGCGGCCGGAAGGTTGTTCCGGGAACGCGGCTTTGGAGGGGTCAGCCTGGCCGAGATTTCGAAGGCCGCGGGCCTGACCCACGGCGCCTTTTATGGCCACTTCGCTTCCAAGGAGGACTTGGCGGCGGAGGTGTGCGGACGGGTACTCGACAACGTGGCGGCGAACTGGCGGCGCGTCATCGACGCGGAGGGGCCCCAGGCGCTCGAGCGCATCACCTCGAGCTATCTGTCCGCCCGGCACTTCGAGAGTCCAGGAGAGGGCTGTCCCTTTGCCTCGTTGGGCCAGGACATCTCGCGGCAGGCGCCGCCGGTTCGCGCCGCGGTTACTCGGGGCCTGCGCGGCCTTCTTGCCATTCTGGCCCCCCTGTTTCCGGGCCGGACCGAGGCGGCCCGGCAGCAGAAGGCGCTGGCCGCCTATGCCAGCCTCATCGGGGCCATGGTCCTGGCCCGAAGCGTGGAGGATCCCCAGCTCTCGCGGGACATCCTCCGGTCCGTAGGGGCCTTGTCCGCCAGCCCCCCGGGCTAG
- the sitA5 gene encoding SitA5 family polymorphic toxin, producing the protein MVLRLILGGLLLTLSTACAPQRVVRFDTGQGLPWDYQPPSSNKSAKVSADAFEEALGQWVLHAPLNLRSPSHGWLLRTSYSSNDADTRWQRLMSKSFGGLCQKDQRESHCLSPLDDVMSLSPHGKLGLALSLSLTPMRESISRAVKDSLSPQLFYTVITTSLIAWAVLAANPEPVFTKAAAIVSALLLIYLGVETFLEVVDATRELKRATDKASTPEELEKASKRFADRVGPEITRTAITAATVALTHGMARGTTWIASQLSMLPSLAEATAVGASQVGIHLANVGQVRAVAVVGNTLVISLPATAVAMSVQDEDGGSRGNAARQHGHERQPSSQTTDTRALVETIETLLKPGGRLIGEAGSGPQVRIVKGSMHEAQDFFSRLSARGTLMQGTTYPGTLMRLHTGGTVGLRPVSTSGPPTIDVRIPGIGIREIKFIP; encoded by the coding sequence GTGGTGCTTCGTCTTATCCTTGGGGGTCTGCTCTTGACCCTGTCCACCGCTTGCGCTCCCCAGCGCGTGGTACGCTTCGATACGGGTCAGGGGCTCCCATGGGATTACCAGCCACCTTCCTCAAACAAATCGGCCAAAGTGAGTGCGGACGCATTTGAAGAAGCCTTAGGGCAGTGGGTGCTGCATGCGCCTCTGAACCTGCGCTCGCCATCTCACGGCTGGTTGTTGCGCACCTCATACTCCAGCAATGATGCGGATACTCGATGGCAACGCCTCATGAGTAAGAGCTTTGGCGGCCTCTGCCAGAAAGATCAGCGCGAATCTCACTGCCTGTCGCCGCTCGACGACGTGATGAGCCTGAGTCCACATGGCAAGTTGGGATTAGCCCTGAGTCTATCACTCACTCCGATGCGCGAGAGCATCTCCAGAGCGGTGAAGGACAGCCTTTCTCCACAGCTTTTCTACACGGTGATCACCACAAGCCTCATCGCCTGGGCTGTTTTAGCAGCAAATCCCGAGCCAGTATTCACTAAGGCAGCAGCGATTGTCTCGGCCCTCCTGCTGATCTACCTGGGAGTGGAGACCTTCCTCGAGGTGGTGGATGCAACCCGGGAGTTGAAGCGCGCCACCGACAAAGCCTCCACTCCCGAGGAGCTGGAAAAGGCAAGCAAGCGCTTCGCAGACCGGGTGGGCCCGGAGATCACTCGCACTGCCATTACCGCAGCAACAGTGGCTCTCACCCATGGCATGGCAAGGGGTACAACGTGGATCGCCTCTCAACTCTCCATGTTGCCCAGCCTGGCGGAGGCAACGGCGGTGGGAGCCTCGCAAGTGGGAATTCACCTGGCGAACGTGGGACAGGTCCGTGCGGTGGCCGTTGTAGGAAACACCCTCGTCATCTCCTTGCCTGCAACGGCAGTCGCAATGTCGGTCCAGGATGAGGATGGCGGCAGCCGCGGAAATGCAGCTCGTCAGCACGGTCACGAGCGGCAGCCCAGCTCACAAACAACGGATACCCGAGCGCTGGTAGAAACCATTGAAACGCTACTGAAGCCTGGTGGACGTCTCATTGGAGAGGCGGGTTCCGGTCCGCAGGTCAGAATCGTGAAGGGAAGCATGCATGAGGCACAAGATTTCTTCAGTCGCCTCTCGGCACGAGGTACCCTCATGCAAGGGACAACCTACCCTGGCACTCTCATGCGGCTTCACACAGGAGGCACTGTAGGGCTACGCCCTGTATCCACTTCGGGTCCACCCACAATCGATGTTCGTATCCCCGGGATTGGAATCCGCGAAATCAAATTTATCCCATGA
- a CDS encoding DUSAM domain-containing protein, whose amino-acid sequence MTAELDWGPIRALGQRVIERGELLELTDEVRGLLRRSASEVAIPPEDAENALGSVPTATTLLGEIMRRIREGSDRLCKAELRADDLQDAGDLDGACRLMEEVLAVEVVPHYRRIAESQLREATRLKWVAASGQADPKLSGRVQIPVLLHRVQQGQSLELNEEMRAFLRQAAADVGLSEAKTAEALVSSESAGALLRQIMGRFRDAADRLESALSRMSELRDAGDLEGARQQIRDWLAVEVVPRFRRAAEENLADLDEPLTGP is encoded by the coding sequence ATGACCGCTGAGCTTGATTGGGGACCCATTCGGGCACTGGGGCAGCGTGTGATCGAGCGCGGCGAACTGCTTGAACTCACGGATGAGGTGCGCGGCCTCCTGCGAAGGTCCGCCTCGGAAGTGGCGATCCCTCCAGAGGATGCGGAGAACGCTCTAGGCAGTGTGCCCACGGCCACCACACTGCTCGGGGAGATCATGCGCCGCATCAGGGAGGGATCGGACCGTCTCTGCAAGGCTGAACTCCGGGCGGATGACCTCCAGGATGCTGGAGACCTGGACGGCGCATGCAGGCTGATGGAAGAGGTACTCGCCGTTGAGGTCGTTCCGCACTACCGGAGGATAGCCGAGTCCCAGCTTCGCGAAGCAACCCGGCTCAAGTGGGTTGCTGCGAGCGGACAGGCAGATCCGAAGCTCTCTGGTCGTGTACAGATCCCTGTCCTTCTCCACCGCGTCCAGCAAGGGCAATCGCTCGAACTCAACGAGGAAATGCGCGCCTTCCTACGACAGGCCGCCGCTGACGTGGGCTTGAGCGAGGCAAAGACGGCTGAGGCTCTCGTGAGTTCTGAGAGTGCCGGGGCGCTTCTCAGGCAGATCATGGGGCGCTTCCGTGACGCTGCGGACCGTCTTGAGAGTGCTCTCTCAAGAATGTCGGAACTCCGGGATGCTGGCGATCTCGAAGGGGCACGCCAGCAGATCCGCGACTGGCTCGCCGTGGAGGTTGTCCCAAGATTCCGCCGGGCCGCTGAGGAGAACCTCGCGGACCTGGACGAACCACTCACAGGACCGTAG
- a CDS encoding serine/threonine-protein kinase, translating into MQEGDDEAGGLSYLGDFEAQTQLAARAPTGTLIQGQVTPHPPVTPGVRGPVPGQVIAGRYRVERWLGAGGTSTVHAATDLRSGAQVALKLLMASVDDTEMVTRFRKEVDHVRVLEHPNIARVLDVGLDGQRHFLVVELLEGMDLKRLIASRRPSLAESLRWLTHATCALEHAHAHGVLHRDVKSPNLFITPTGILKLMDFGLAKSAHVDSSTTQGTVMGTPEYMAPEQVMGAPPASAATDLYSLGVVAYELVTGQLPFRHPQPVPLMFLQVQQLPAPPRTLCPHLPVPFERVILTLMAKQPQARFPSASALRVALRDLWPLVLSTAAQHPSV; encoded by the coding sequence GTGCAGGAGGGTGATGATGAGGCGGGAGGACTGAGCTACCTGGGAGACTTCGAGGCCCAGACCCAACTGGCGGCCCGGGCCCCGACGGGGACGCTCATCCAGGGGCAGGTGACTCCTCATCCCCCCGTGACGCCGGGGGTGCGCGGCCCGGTTCCTGGGCAGGTGATCGCGGGCCGCTACCGCGTGGAGCGGTGGCTGGGCGCGGGAGGAACCTCGACGGTGCATGCCGCCACGGACCTCCGCTCCGGAGCGCAGGTGGCGCTCAAGCTGCTGATGGCCTCCGTCGACGATACGGAGATGGTGACGCGCTTCCGCAAGGAAGTGGACCACGTGCGCGTCCTCGAGCATCCGAACATCGCCCGCGTCCTCGACGTGGGGCTGGATGGGCAGCGGCACTTCCTCGTCGTGGAGCTGCTCGAGGGCATGGACCTGAAGCGGCTGATTGCCTCTCGGCGTCCCAGCCTCGCCGAGTCTTTGCGTTGGCTCACCCATGCGACGTGTGCCCTGGAGCATGCGCATGCGCACGGGGTGCTGCACCGGGACGTGAAGTCGCCCAACCTCTTCATCACCCCGACGGGGATCCTCAAGCTGATGGACTTCGGGCTCGCCAAGAGCGCGCATGTGGACAGCAGCACGACCCAGGGCACGGTGATGGGGACGCCCGAGTACATGGCCCCGGAGCAGGTGATGGGCGCGCCTCCCGCCTCGGCGGCCACCGACCTGTATTCGTTGGGGGTGGTGGCCTACGAACTGGTGACGGGCCAGCTTCCCTTCCGCCATCCCCAGCCCGTGCCGCTCATGTTTCTCCAGGTGCAGCAGCTTCCCGCGCCGCCGCGCACCCTCTGCCCCCACCTGCCCGTGCCGTTCGAGCGTGTCATCCTCACCCTGATGGCCAAGCAACCCCAGGCCCGTTTCCCGAGCGCCTCGGCGTTGCGCGTGGCGCTGAGGGACCTGTGGCCGCTGGTCTTGTCCACCGCCGCCCAGCATCCCTCCGTCTGA
- a CDS encoding PAS domain-containing protein, whose amino-acid sequence MFAFEVTDQLQARQEVELSREEARRSAAQLQAITDTLPALVAYLDLAERYLFANQAYESWFGVKPEDVLGKTAAEFVGAEASAWGWGSTSPAPSWSCSAAPSACRANPAKARPSPWTCPGNRPQARPARADLPID is encoded by the coding sequence ATGTTCGCCTTCGAGGTGACCGACCAGCTCCAGGCGCGCCAGGAGGTGGAACTCAGCCGGGAAGAGGCCCGGCGCAGCGCCGCCCAGCTCCAGGCCATCACCGACACGCTTCCCGCGCTCGTGGCCTACCTGGATCTGGCGGAGCGCTACCTCTTCGCGAACCAGGCCTATGAGAGCTGGTTCGGGGTGAAGCCCGAGGACGTCTTGGGCAAGACGGCAGCGGAGTTCGTCGGGGCGGAGGCCTCGGCCTGGGGTTGGGGCTCTACATCACCCGCACCATCGTGGAGCTGCTCGGCGGCACCATCCGCGTGCAGAGCCAACCCGGCCAAGGCGCGGCCTTCACCGTGGACCTGCCCCGGGAATCGCCCTCAGGCACGCCCAGCACGGGCTGATCTTCCGATAGACTGA
- a CDS encoding imm11 family protein translates to MSRRFFELSDDVSFPRRWHLSFPRSRQGREFEDPIQFNRGHPVDVEGPLQVSVEHAGSPLDFSEAGAKVPIVHVKVASIFAEQAPEDVQLIPVNVEGQPDQYLVLVATRLIRCIDEKASQIRLWTHADGLPEMAGTYASVRDMRIAKTQVGKAKVFRPEGWEVALIVSGEIREALERKGATGARFEEV, encoded by the coding sequence ATGTCCCGGCGATTCTTCGAACTGTCCGATGACGTCTCCTTCCCGCGCCGTTGGCACTTGTCGTTCCCGAGGAGTCGCCAGGGGCGCGAGTTTGAGGATCCAATCCAGTTCAATCGGGGGCATCCCGTGGACGTTGAGGGTCCCTTGCAGGTGTCTGTTGAGCATGCAGGCAGTCCGCTGGACTTTTCAGAAGCGGGAGCGAAGGTCCCGATTGTGCATGTCAAGGTGGCGAGCATTTTCGCGGAACAGGCACCCGAGGACGTCCAACTGATTCCTGTGAACGTTGAGGGCCAGCCGGATCAGTACCTTGTTCTCGTGGCCACACGCCTCATCCGCTGCATCGATGAAAAGGCGTCCCAGATTCGTCTTTGGACCCACGCAGATGGGCTCCCTGAGATGGCGGGGACCTACGCATCTGTGCGCGACATGCGTATTGCCAAGACCCAGGTGGGAAAGGCCAAGGTCTTTCGCCCTGAAGGATGGGAAGTCGCTCTTATCGTTTCAGGCGAGATCAGAGAGGCCTTGGAACGCAAGGGGGCTACGGGGGCGCGGTTCGAAGAGGTATGA
- a CDS encoding DUF4265 domain-containing protein — protein MRESQDGDRVKIVVALERDEDDYPPVEYENLWSTPVGKGLFRVDNIPFFAHSIALGDLVAATPEGGALRFKEVVQASGHSTLRLIVYDEAEVPKILEHFRQKGCLSERSHIPGLIALDVPPAVSLAGLQRELELGQAQERWDYEEACIGQPIS, from the coding sequence ATGCGCGAATCGCAGGATGGAGACCGGGTCAAAATCGTGGTCGCCCTGGAAAGGGACGAGGATGACTATCCCCCTGTCGAGTATGAAAATCTCTGGTCCACTCCTGTGGGAAAAGGGCTCTTCCGGGTCGACAACATCCCCTTCTTTGCCCACAGCATCGCGTTGGGAGACTTGGTCGCGGCCACTCCTGAGGGAGGGGCACTGCGTTTCAAAGAGGTGGTTCAAGCCTCGGGTCATAGCACCCTCCGCCTCATCGTCTACGACGAGGCAGAGGTCCCCAAGATCCTCGAGCACTTCCGCCAGAAAGGGTGTCTGAGCGAGCGCAGCCACATCCCGGGACTTATTGCCCTCGATGTGCCCCCAGCCGTTTCTCTTGCGGGACTCCAACGGGAGTTGGAACTGGGGCAAGCCCAGGAACGTTGGGACTACGAGGAGGCTTGCATCGGCCAACCCATTTCCTGA
- a CDS encoding HNH endonuclease, with amino-acid sequence MHISPLLLVLLPLILETTLPASEANLACHPRLNGFIGVELVGLPDASVSSEDARGFAAGSRAGKPFTKKGKAIVKERNAAQNDGKNRCENCGTETVSPKKHEKDVTPPPNEAHVDHIVPKAKEGAGEPDNGQVLCRDCNLEKSDKAP; translated from the coding sequence ATGCACATCTCCCCCCTCCTGCTGGTGCTTCTACCGCTCATTCTGGAGACGACGTTACCGGCCTCTGAGGCCAATCTGGCCTGCCATCCAAGATTGAATGGATTCATTGGCGTGGAGCTTGTGGGTCTCCCTGACGCCTCTGTCTCATCCGAGGACGCGAGGGGATTTGCGGCTGGCAGTCGCGCGGGCAAGCCCTTCACCAAGAAGGGAAAGGCGATCGTCAAGGAGAGGAACGCTGCACAGAATGATGGAAAGAACCGTTGTGAGAACTGCGGCACCGAGACGGTTTCGCCCAAGAAGCACGAGAAGGATGTGACTCCACCGCCCAACGAGGCCCATGTCGATCACATCGTTCCCAAGGCCAAAGAGGGTGCTGGGGAACCTGACAACGGTCAGGTGCTGTGCCGTGACTGCAATCTTGAGAAGAGTGACAAGGCGCCGTGA